One Heteronotia binoei isolate CCM8104 ecotype False Entrance Well chromosome 3, APGP_CSIRO_Hbin_v1, whole genome shotgun sequence genomic window, TCTGCCCATGTACTGAATGTAAATTCAATGTATCTCAATATGGAAGTAAATGGTTTAGAGGAAGTTTGTAGCTACGAAGTTACAAAGCAATATAGGATACTGAATGATGCAAACATTTTTTACTATTTAGTATATTGTATGTGTGTATGGATGTGCCTCACTTTTTAATTTTCCCCCCAAATTGATATAGTAACATAATAAATCCACTTAGGCAGTTCATgtgaaagagggcaggaagggtcacATCAGTGCTAAGTTCTCATGGTTCctttttacatgcccagggaaatgctgtttaccactgtggggtcaggcagcaattttcccCCACGCCAGTTCAgttagggatcctggaggggttttttttcttttttgccagggGTCACTGCGGGGGGTGTataggggggaggtacttgtgaatttccagcattgtgtgTGGTGTTAAattacatgaccctggaggtcccttccaactatatgattctatacCTACAAATGTTCTATAAATGTCCAGAAAGAAGTGAAAATTTAAAAATGTGCTTCTTAGACAAACGCTAGATATAATATTTTTAATTCACTGTTCATTTCCATGTGAATACCACAATACTAATTCAAGGATATCCTTAGTATATCTATGGGGAAAAGGCTACAGGTATGaggactgttttttttaaaaaccattcatTTTTTATTAAGAAAGCATGCACAAAAATAAATTTGTGAGGCCACATCTCTCTTCTATCCAACATGAGAATGACTATTGTCGTACTCTCTGATCAATGAAAAACAGTAGCCCTATTCACGTGCAACAGTGAAGGCCCTACATATATGCatatacatctgtttgtaagaaaggaCCAGTGCACCTTACATTGCAAAAGAAAATGAGGACCAGTACCTTGATAAATGTGGAGGGTTTAATCACATGTTTAGCTGTACGTGCATCTAAAAAATATCAAGTGTAGACTGTATGTAGATTGTAACAGCATTCATTGCAAATTGTGAACATGGCTATGGTACCATAATGCCCCCTAAAGTAGTTAGTTTCCAGGAATTGCTTGTGCATGTGTAGGTCACTTCAGTACAACTAAGTGTGCAATGTTATAATCATCAAACATTATGTGGGAGTGTTTATACTAGTAACGTGCAGTGGATACAGTTAGATATGGTAACAGCATAGATTTTTAGGCATGTGATAGCAGAAATGCTTCATGTTCAAAGCTGATGTAAATCCACAAATTTGTATTGACTCccataaaataaagtaaaatccATTCTGTTAAGGGTTCCATTATATTAAAATCAAGCACATTCTCTTTTTGTCCTAGGAATGAAAAATATACAAAAGAAAAATATTCACACTTTACATGCAACACAAACAATAAGATCCCTTAAATAACAAGCAATATTTCCCCTGTTATgatcagtggctaaaaaacccattAGTAATAGAATATAATCCTGTGGGCAAAGGCATTCTAGTGTGGTGTGTGAATGTTGCAATACTATGGAATTATTTGGAAGCTGAACCCACTTACTGAGCCACATAATCTCCACCCAGGAAACCACTAACAAAAATGTATTTTCCATACCACACACCATTATTATATCTCCAACTCCAACTGACCGCAGACCAAATACAGCTTTTTCCGCCTTGCCATGTTCCTGGTCACAAATGCATATAATCACAAAGATTCTGTAGAGCAAATGCTTTGTTTTTCTGACATGTACTATGGACTTAGGGTTGTCAACTGATGGATGGGACCCTGCAGGAAATAGTGATGAGGACACAGACGTCAGCGcaacagcatgacatcacttccagtcttGTAAACTCAGAAGTATCATCATGCCATGCAGTTTCCAGCAACTCCTAGGGCATCTCCCCTGGGCCTCTCaggctttttcatttttttttaaatcagtaaaTGAATATCGTTGTATCAATATAAAGTTATAAAAACATgtaacagaacataagaacataagagaagccatgttggatcaggccaacggcccatcaagtccaacactctgtgtcacacagtggcaaaaaattttatatacacacatacagtgtggctaatagccactgatggacctctgctccatatttttatctaaacccttcttgaaggtggctatacttgtggccgccaccacctcctgtggcagtgaattccacatggtaatcaccctttgggtgaagaagtacttccttttatcagttttaacctgtctgctcagcaatttcatcgaatgcccacgagttcttgtattgtgagaaagggagaaaagtacttctttctctactttctccatcccatgcattatcttgtaaacctctgtcatgtcaccccgcagttgacgtttctccaagctaaagagtcccaagcgtttcaacctttcgtcatagggaaagtgctccagccctttaatcattctagttgcccttctcagATAAGTCTCTAGCTTCTTCCTTTGCAGAGCTACATCTTTCTCTTCACATCACTGCAATGGAAAGGGGGCAGAGATTCGCTTTCTTAAAAAGTTCAGAGAACCTAGCGCAATATTGCTTTAACAGTATATCAATATAATGATATTCTATTGCTCTTAAAAAAACAGGGCAAAGCCATGGCTGCCAAGTGAGCTAGAAAATCTGAATTTTCCAAACTTACTTGTCTGtcatccagggtttttttctgcaatATTTCCCAAAACCATGTACcagagatcccctggttttgagagCTTTTGCCCACCCCCAGCCTGCTGGCGGGGGGACCCCACCCTCAAACGGTGATGTCACCACATAACATCCCCAATGCACTGATTATCATGCAGAAATGTCCTAGGCATGCATACTAGTATCTCcccaccattttaaaaaatgagcagGCTTCCAGAGAATTAGAATTGGAGTGCCCATGTGGTCTTACAACAGTCCTTACACTCTCCCACACATGCTAAGAAATGGCATTAGGACCTATGGAGTCCTAGTGGCATTAGAACCTATGGAGGTTCTACTTCCTGGTTATGTGCTGCATTGCTCATCTCAGCATTGGGATCCTTTTAAGTCCCTGCTTATTGCCCACTAATCTACCGTGTCCCACCCCCCAGGCTGAATTCCCTTGGTTCAGACTGCTTTGCCACCAAATTAACACAAGCACTCTCTCATCCACAGCCTGTGATTGGTTTCCGTATGCCAGCCATCATAAACTTGACTACACTGATGGTGGGTTGTGAACATATTTTGACCTAAATGAGGACCTATTTCTTGTCTATGTGGTCTCtctgggagggggaagagtgAGTGAACTGAGCCAGCAGGAAATGAGAAAAGTGTTTCATATTGTTCAGAGGAAAGGGATTCCATGCGTTCAACTGATAAATATATGGCTTTTCCCACTGAAGAGGAAGGATCTTTAGCGAGCATTCAGGTGACACATGATACTTTTGGGAAAGTTAGCAGTTTTGGGATGCAAGAATGATATGAAGATGTCACTTCAGCATGACATCAGTGCATCTCATCACTCTGCCTTGCTCCCAGAaagttccctcccaccccccactgatGTGGACATCAGGCCTCGCAACCCTATGATACTGTgacaaaatagaaaaaaaacacTTCCCAACAGCATTGAACTGGGGGCAAATGACCTATGTGGAATTTTCCTGAGACTAGAAAATCAAACGATTAGGGGTGCTAATTtccagatggggggaggggatcccccagttcagagtcatcagagtccccttgcttcagagtcatcaaaatgtgggggggatgtctgctgggtgcagacattcctatggagactgattcccatcgggtataatggagaattgatccacaggtatctggggctctggggggctgttttttgaggtagaggcaccaaattttcagcataggatctgatgcctctcctcaaaacaccccccaaatttcaaaaggattgggccagggtccaattctatgagccccagaagaatgtgcccctatccttcattatttctaatggagggaggagggaaggcttttaaaaggagcatgatccctttaagtgtgatggccaaaacttcgtttggaattcagttgtgcttgtcataaccttgttcctgactccaaccacaaagtctcctggctccatccccaaagtccccagatatttcttgaattagacctggcaaccctagttttcctCCATTGTTGCATCTGCACAGTGTAGGCCAACAGAGCCATTCTGAGTGGTCAGAAGTAGGAGAAGTAGCCTACTCAGTGGTATGCTGTGACCATTTTGCTcagcactttgcagataaaatctctcaAATCTGTTCTGACTTGAACTTCACATTAGCAATGACAGGATTGGATGGTACCAGGATGCCTACTTGTCCAGTTTTGGGGAATACATTTCAGTTTATTCAGTCTAAGAATGTGGACAAGGTCCTTGGAGATTTGAGGCCTACCACCTGCTTGTTACAATGCTTGCCCTTCCTGATTATTTAAATATGCTGTGGTGGAGGATAGTTGACTGGGTGAGAGAGGTAGTTTATGCTTCTTCGATAGAATGGTTGGTCACTCTAGCTTTGAAGCAGGCTGCGGTGCATCCACTACTTAAGAATCCTACCCTGGACCAAGGAAATTTCAATAACTATGTCAGTGCCATATGTTCCATTCTTGACCAAGGTGATCAACAGGTGGAAGCTGACCAAGTTCATGTTACGGTTGCCAGGCCCATCCTGGAAAACAACAGGTCTGAAACACTGGGATCTTTTAGtgacagtgtgatgtcactttcaggaaaacccagaagtgcctCTCTAGGAAACCCATAAAATTTGATGATCCTTAGAGAGGACTGGCATCACTTCTAGGAAGACTTAGCATATGACACCTCTTCCTCACACTTCCAGCTGATGCCAGGGAAGCTCTAGAAACCCTCAACCTGTACCTGGAGGTAGTTATGGAGTCGATGTTGGCTAATAAACTGAAGAATAATCTCAACAAGAAAGAAGTGTTGTTGATGAGTGGGAGGTCTGACCCAGAAAAATTAAGGTATCACCTATTATGGAAGGGGTTGCACTTCCGTGGAAGGAACAGGTTTGTAGTTTCAGGGGTTCTCTCGGACCAAGGtttactgctggataagcagatGGCAACTGaggccaggagtgccttttactaGCTTTGACTGATTAGCCAGATTTGGCCTTTCCTAGACAGAAAAGATCTGATTACTATGATGCATGCCCTGGTTATgactagattagattactgcaatgtacaCTACATGGGGCTGTCAGTGAAAGGTGTTCAGAAAtttcaattggtgcagaatgctgcaaccgGGTCTAGACTGGGTCATAAGAACCATATTACTCCTGTCTTAGTACATCTACACTGCTTCCCactttgtttccaggcacaattcaaggagTTGATCTTTGAAGCCCTATATGACTTGGGACCTGCGTACCTTAAACATCTTACAAACTCTCTTATGAACCAGTATGgtaatcttcagaggccctgctctgGTTTTGCTCAGCACTTTGCTCTACCTTCTGAGATCTATTTCTGTCCCCATCACTATTTCTATAAAAAGTGTAATGTAAGGATCTCATCAGGCTTCCTACCAGCGAGTTCCAATCAGAGCAGACTTATATTGAGTAAGCATATTTTGTGTGCTGTGTTTCCACTCTAATCATCTTAAAACAAGATCTGCCTTAATCTTAGAGAATTGTAATGGTTATGTATTTAGTTAAATTTGAGAAATCTTAGGAGATCTGATTTTTAATCCATGGGGTTTTTACCTGTAGAACTGATTTGCACCTGTTTATATTTATCAAGTTATTACCTAATTAAAAAGttatgctttattttaaataacTCAAAGGAGTCCTCTCTCAGTTCTACTACAAGAGATGTCTTTTAGAGAGACTGCTCAGCAGAGCCTAATAGGTTGACTCCACAGCTGCATTCAGCTACTGAGGCCTTAGCTCTCCAAGTGTTGAGTCCACGTAGATCCCTAGATTGGATGCAAATAAAGTAACTTTTCACAATCCAGCTAGCTCAGTATTATCTGCTCtggacaggcagtggctctccaggatatcAGCTAGAGAAAGGTCTTACCCAATACCCATTACCTAAGATCCATTAATGAAATATGCCCGGAAATGAGTTTGGGATCTTCTATAGGCAAAACGTACTCTAGCACTAATTCCTGCAGACTACATGTTTGTTAGGTTTGCTGAATCCTACCTCATAGGCAGTGGGGGGATTCTGGACCCAGTCTGGGAGTCTTTTGCCATGCATGCAAAGTGTGGagggcacaatgatgtcattagGAAGTTAGGTTATCGCATTGCTGACATCACGCACGATGCTCTATAAAGCCATAACATTTGCCCCAATCCCAGAGCATCGTCATGCAATGTcagcaacacaatgacatcacttccaagtgacatcatcgcatcagGGACATCACACAATGTTGTCCCTGTCTGGGGATAGGATttcccccaccaaccagctggggGTCAGCAGATAGGAGCCCcaagaccaggggatcccctggccagaacagcagtctggcaaccctaatgtataTTTGTTTAtgttctcactgagactcaaggcagattatgtaATGTAAATCCATACAATCACTAGAATGAGGAGACATCTAATAAACAATGTAATGGGACAAGGATTGAAGAAATCTGAAACAAGGCATAAGTATTAAACATGACAAAGAGAGTTAATGTGCTTATTGTGTCCagacaaaaaaaggaaaaatataaGTGATAAAGTCACCAGTTGTTACATGTAGAATGTGTTCCACTGCAAATACAGACAGTAAGCAAGGTCTATAGTTATACGGTCAAAGTTTCTCATGATTCCACTCAGTAGGCCTTTAACAATATACCCCAACCCAAAATCAGCCTCATTCATTTCCATCACTTTTTATGTAGAGAATGTCAGCTTCAATATTTGAATATAATTATTTCTGTGTTCTGATTTAAAGTGTTTTTTCCCCCCCAACTCTGTCTAGGAACCAGAAGCTGTTACATCCTCCGGAAAAAATGGCAATGGTGTCCAATAACACAGATCTAAGCATAATCCTTTCCAAACTGGTAAAAGAGTACATAGACCAAACAAGCAGTTCTAGGCCACCACCTATGGCACCAAGTCACCATCAGGAAGTGGTGTATATTCTGTTATTGCTTGGAATCTTTGGCTTCTTCACCTTAGGAGTAATGCTTAGCTACATCC contains:
- the KCNE1 gene encoding potassium voltage-gated channel subfamily E member 1 codes for the protein MAMVSNNTDLSIILSKLVKEYIDQTSSSRPPPMAPSHHQEVVYILLLLGIFGFFTLGVMLSYIRSKKLEHSNDPYNVYIATDIWRKKDKADLHARVAENYRLCCVFENPLAVEQPTSHIPEVKPS